Genomic segment of Anaeromyxobacter sp.:
CACTGCCAGGCCGGGGCCACGGCCTGCGTGCCGGCGGTGCTGCCCGGCGCCCTCCCCGAGACCTGCAACGGGCTCGACGACGACTGCGACGGCACGGTGGACGAGGGCTGCAGCTGCCTCGACGGCCAGCAGCAGGGCTGCTACTCGGGGCCCGCCGGCACCGCAGGGGTCGGGCGCTGCGCGGCCGGCAGCCAGACCTGCGCGATCGGGCAGTGGGGCCCCTGCGCCGGTGAGGAGCTCCCGGTGGCCGAGACCTGCAACGGCCTCGACGACGACTGCAGCGGGGCCGCGGACGACGGCCTGGCCGCGCCGCCCAACGCCAACCAGCTGGGCGCCTGCCAGGGCACGCTGCAGGCCTGCACGGGCGCCGGGGGCTGGGTGGACGCCTACGCCGGCGCGCCAGGCTACGGCCTCCCGGAGACGCCTGACGCCAGCTACGCCGACGAGAACTGCGACGGGCTCGACGGCGACCTGGCCCTGGCGGTCTTCGTGAGCGCCGCCGGCACCGACGGCGGCCCGTGCACCATGGCGGCCCCTTGCGCCACCCTGCCCTACGCCCTGGCCGCGGCCGCGGCGGCTGGCAGGCCCCACGTCTACCTCCAGGCCGGCAGCTACGTCGGCAACGTCGAGCTCCGGGACGGCGTCTCGATCTTCGGCGGCTACGCGGTCGACTGGAGCCGCGGCCCGGGCAACCAGGTGAGCCTGATCGGCGGCGGGGCCGGCGCCGGCGGCGAGTACGTGGCGGTCCGCGCCAGCGGGGTCACCGCGACGCTCGCCGACCTGCGCGTCGTCGCCCCCAACGCCTCAGGCCAGGACGCCCTGGGGCGCGGCCGCAGCTCCCACGGCGTGTACGCCTCCTCCTCCACCGTGACGCTGCGCCGGGTCTTCGTCCTCCAGGGGGCCGGGGCCAACGGCCTGGCGGGCCGCTCCGGCACGCCGGCGTCCGGCACCCCGGCGCTGCCCGGCGACGTCGGGGCGCCCTCGGAGTCCTCCGTCGCCGTCTGCGACGCCACCACCAGGGGCGCGGGCGGCGCCGGCGGCATCGGCTCCTGCGGCGGGGTGGTCACCAGCGGCGGCGCCGGCGGCGGCGGCGGCACCATGGACACCTCCTGCGCCATCCCGAACGATCTGGCCGCCCGGCCTGGCGACGCCGGCGTGGACGGCCTGGGCCCCGTGGGCGGCGGCTTCGGCGGCCCCGCCGGCCCGGTCTGCACCAACGGCAGCAGCGGACAACCTGGAGCGAACGGCCTGGCCGGCGCGGGCGGCGCGGGCGCCGGCGGCGGCGGGCTCCTGGTGGGCGGCTTCTGGTACGGCCAGTCGGGCGGCGCCGGCGCGCCCGGCGGCCCCGGCCACGGCGGCGGCGGGGGCGGCGGCGGGGGCGGCTGCGACACCGGCGTCGACGCCTGGGGCGCCGGCGGCGGGGGCGGCGGGGCCGGCGGCTGCGGTGCTCCGGCGGGCGGAGAGGGCGGCGCCTCCGGCGGCGGCAGCTTCGGCCTCTTCGGCGTCGGCAGCGCGCTGGTGGTGGAGGGCTGCACCTTCCAGCTGGGCCAGGGCGGCGGCGGCGGCCCCGGCGGATTGGGGGCGTTCGGCCAGGCCGGTGGCCAGGGCAAGGCCGGCGGCGGGCTGGCCAGCGGCGCCGGCTTCGGGGGCACGGGCGGCGCCGGCGGCAGCGGCGGCCCCGGCGGCGGGGGCGGCGGCGGCGCGGGCGGCTGGGTGGCCGGCATCCTCACCTCCGGCGGCTCGCTCCAGCTGTCGAGCTCGACCTTCGCCGGGGGCGTGGCCGGCCCCGGTGGGAGCGGCGGCACCCCCGCGCTCGGCGGGACCACCCCACCGGGCAACTTCGGCGACACCGGGGCGACCGGCAGGCTCGCCGACACGATGACCTGCGCCTCTCCCGACGGCTGCTAGGCGCCCGAGGCCGGGCTCGCCGCCAGCCTCTGGTCCGGGGCGAAGGCGCGGCGCTGACGGCGGCGCAGCAGGTCACCGGGCCCGCCGCGGGCCCTGCCGAGGTGGGCCGGCCTACGCGCTGGCCGCCTGCTGCTTCTCCTGCTCGGCGATCTCGGCCCGGACCTTGTCCATGTCGAGCGCCCGCACCTGCGCGATGAGGTCCTCCAGGGCCGCCTCCGGCACCGCCCCGGCCTGCGAGAAGAGCAGCACCTTGTCGCGCAGGATCATGAGCGTGGGGATGGAGCGGATGTCGAAGGAGCCGGCCAGCTCGGGCTGCGCCTCGGTGTCCACCTTGCCGAAGGCCAGATCCGGGTGCTTGGCGGCGACCTTCTCGTAGGTCGGCCCGAAGACGCGGCACGGGCCGCACCACGGGGCCCACCAGTCGATGAGGACGATCCCGTCCTTCTCGACGACCTGCTTGAAGTTGTGCTGGGTGATCTCGACGGTGGCGGTGGCCATCTCTCGCGGTCCTCGGCGCCCGCCGTGGAGTCGGCTCGCTCGGCGCCCTGCACCGGGTATGACCCCGCCCCCTGGAAACCGGTTCGGCGGGGCCTCGGCCGGGGCGGGCGCCAGGCCCGACGCCAGCGGAGCTACCGGACGGCGACGGCCGCGGTCGCCGGGCCCTGCTCGCGGCACTGCGCCATCGTCCAGAGCCCCTTGGTGGAGCAGGCGTGGATGCACTCCCAGTTGGCGTCGCCGGAGGCCGAGGCGTCGCACTGCCGGACGCACTGCCGCACCTCGGGGACGTGCGCCGCCCGGCACTGGAACGAGGCGGTGGTCTCGCCCCGCAGCGGGCGGATGGACTCGGCGGCCTGGGCGGTTCCGACGGTGAGGACGAGGGCGATGGCGAGCTTGAGCATCATGGCGTTTCCTCCGAAGACGACCGACTCGCCACGACGTCATTGGAAGGACCGTGCCGAAACTGCCGGGTAGCAATATCAGGCGCTTGCCTCCTCGGCCGCGCCGGTCCGCCCGGACCCTGCGAGCCGACGACCCATCCAACCCACCGAGAGCCCTATGGTTTTTCGGATCACCCGCACGCACGCCGACGCTGATGAGGGGTGCCGTGGTGCGCTGTGGGTGAAGACGCGGCGCGGCGCCTCCCGCTGGGAAGGCGCCGCGACGAGGGCGGCAGTGGCCGCCCGGCGATGGCCTCGCTCCTGGCGGCGAGGGCGCCCGCCCCGCTCAGCGGGCCGGCGGGTACTTGTGCAGCTTGCGCTGCAGCGAGCGGCGGTGGATGCCGAGCCGCCGGGCCGCCTCCGAGATGTTGCCGCTGCAGTCGGTCAGCACCCGCTGGATGTGCTCCCACTCGGCGCGGGCCAGCGAGGGCGTCTCACCGGCCTTGGGGGCCTCGGCCTCCTTGCCGTTCAGGGCCGCCAGGATCTCGTCCGCGTCGGCCGGCTTGGGGAGGTAGCCCACCGCCCCCTCCCGCACCGCCTGCACGGCCGTGGCGATCGAGCCGTAGCCGGTCAGCATGAGCACCCGGGTCGAGGGGTCCTGCTGGCGCAGCTCGCGCAGCAGCTCCAGGCCCGACATGCCCGGCATCTTCAGGTCCAGGACCGCCATCTCGGGCGACTCCTTGGCGACCTCGCGCAGCGCCTCCTCGGCGCTGCCGGCCGTCTTCACCTCGTAGCCGCGCGACCGGATGGCCTGAGCCAGCCGCTCGCGCAGGATCTCGTCGTCGTCCACCAGCAGGATGCTCGGCAACGTGTCTCTCCCGGCCTCGATGGTGCTCATATGTAGCTCCTCTCGCCGGCCTTGGCAGCCGGCAGCTCGATGCGCGCCTCGGTCCCGATGCCCGGGCGCGACGCGATGTGGAACTCGCCGCCCAGCTGCTCGGCGAGGGTCCGGGTGAGGAAGAGGCCCAGCCCCATGCCCTCCCCGGGAACCTTGGTGGTGAAGAAGGGCTCGCCCGCCCGGGCCAGCACCTCGGCCGGCATGCCGCGCCCGTGGTCGACCACCGTGACGGTGGCCAGGTCTCCAGCCAGGGCCAGCCGCAGCGTCACGGGCAGGCCGGGGCCCGAGGCCTGCACGGCGTTCTTGAGGAGCCCGCGCAGGGTGTCGGCCAGCGCCCGCGGTGGGCCCACGATGGCGGCCCCCTCGGCGCCGTCCTGGTACTCGACCTTGATCCGCTCGCGCGCCGGGAAGCCGTCGAGCGCCCCGCTCACCCAGGCCGGCAGGGCCACCGCTGCCATGGGCTCGCCGGCCGCCTCGCCGGCGTTGGCGCTCATGCGGTCCAGGATCTCGCGGCACCGGCCAACCTGATCCCGCACCAGCTGCAGGTCGGCCCGCACCTCGGGCGAGGTGTCGTCGGCCAGGGCCCGCTGCAGCTCCTTGGCCACCACCGCGATGGTGGAGAGCGGCGTGGAGAGCTCGTGCGCCGCCCCGGCCGCCAGCGTGGCCAGCGACGCCAGCTTCTCGCGCCGCTGCACCAGCGCCCGCGCCTCGCCCAGCTCGCGCTCGCGCTCGGCCAGCGCCGCCGCCACCCGCCGCACGAAGTAGACGATGAAGAGCGCGGCCAGCCCGAACGCCATCCACATGCCGCGCAGGTGCGCCCCCATCACCTCGCCCGGCTCCATGTGCATGGTGACGTGGTGGTGCCTGGAGGTGAGCCCCTCGTGCACGAAGAGCGAGCCGTAGCCCGCCAGGCTGACCGCCAGCAGCCCCCACGACCAGCGCCGCGGCAGCAGCACGGCCGCCAGCACCACGTTGACGAGGTAGAGCGTCGAGAAGGGGTTGGTGGCGCCGCCGGTCAGGTCCAGGATGACGGTCAGCACCACCGCGTCGAGCAGCATGACCGCGGCCACCACCGCGTCGGTCACCCGGACCCGCTGCGCCATGAAGCCGAGGGCCAGGTTGCCCAGCGCCTCGAGGGCGATGAACCCGATCAGCGTGGCGATGGGGAGGCTGATCTCGCTCCAGAGCTCGGCGGCGCCGATGATCAGGATCTGGCCGAGGATGGCCCACCAGTGGAGCTGCACCAGCCAGTTGAGGTTGAGCCGGCCGCGATCCTCCAGCAGGGGCGCCGCGCCGACCCTGACGCTGGGCGGCCGCGGCGCGCCGCGGCTCGGTTCGACCGGGAGTGCGGGTGGGGCCGACATTTGGTTCAGGACCGCACCCGAAGGTAGCACAGCCCGGAAGGGCCGCGGCAGGCGCGACCACGTGCCACATGAAGCCCCCGGAATGGAGGAGGCTCTGCGGCCGCCCTGGGAGGGCCGGCCAGATCCATCCGGCACGCCTTGACGCTGCCCTGGCCGACCTCTAGCCTGCGCCGCCCATGCGAGGCCAACGCCGCTCCGTGGCCAGCCTGCTGGCCGAGACCCTGGCCCGGCGCCGTGACGCCGCCCCGGCGGCCCTGGCGGCGGCGCTGGCGGAGGCGTGTGGTCCGCAGCTGGCGCGCCAGGTCTCCTGCCGCGGCCTGACCCGGGACGGCCTGGTGCTGGTGGTGGCCACCGGCGAGGACTGGGCCCAGCAGGTGCGCGACCTGGCGCCGCAGCTCTGCCAGAAGCTGAACGAGCGGCTGGGCCGGCAGGCGGCGCTCGGCCTGGACGTCAGGGTCGGGGCCAAGCGACCCTGAGAAGCCCCCCGTCGTCCAGCGGCGGCGCCACGACCTCGGGCCGGGTCACCGTCCCGCGTTCCGGGTACTCTGGAGCCAGCGCCATGCGCCCCCTGCACCCCGGCCCGCCCACCCTCCCCGCTCTCGCCCTGGTCGTCGCGCTGATCTGGGCGCCGGCCAGCCGCGCCAGCGAGCCCTTGTCCGACTGGCTCGGCGCGCTGGGCGACTCGGCCTCGGCGCTCGACGCCGGCGACCCGGCCGGCGCCCTGGCCGCGGCTCGCCGAGCCAGCGCCGCGCTGCCGCGCGGAGCCGCCGGGGCGCGGGCCGAGGCCGCGGCCGGCCTGGCCCTGCTGGCCCTCGGGCGCGCCACCGACGCCGCCGGCCCGCTCGGCGCCGCCCTGGCCGCGCCTCCGGCCGGGCTGGCGCCCTGCCTCGAGCTCGCCCTGGGCCAGGCGCTCCTGGAGGGCGGCCGCGCCGCCGAGGCCGCGGCCCACCTGGCGGCGGCGGTGGAGTCGGCCGCGCCGGGCGTGGAGCCGCGCGCCCGGCGGCTGGAGATCCGGGCCCTGCTCTCCTCGGGTCGGTTCGCCGAGGCGGCCGACCGGCTCGAGCCCCTGCTGGCGACGGCGCCGCCCGGCCAGGACGGCGCCGCCTTGCAGCTGCAGCTGGCCGAGGCCAGCCGCCTGCTCGGACGGGCCCCGCGGGCCTGGAGCCTGGCCCGGGCCCTGGCGCTGGACCAGCCGGAGCGCGAGGAGGCGGCCGCCGCCCTGGCGACGCTGGAGCGGTGGCGCGGCGAGGGCGACCAGGTCCCGCCCCTGGGCGCCGAGGACCACCGGGCCCGGGCCGAGCGGCTGCTGGCCCGCGGCCGCCCGGGCGAGGCCCTGGCCGAGCTCGACCTGGCCGAGGGCGCGGCCCAGCCTGGTGCGGCCACCGCGGCGGCCCGCGCCGGCCCGACGCCGGAGCCCACGCTCCTCCGGGCCTTCGCCCTGCTCGCCCTGGGCCGCCACGCCGACGCCGCGGCGCTGGCCGGCCCGCTCCGGGAGGCGGCGCAGCCCGCCGGCGTGCGCCGCGGCGCCACCTGGGTCCTGGCCCGCGTGGCGTCCCGCGCCGGGCGGCAGGCCGAGGCCGCCGCCCTGTACCGACGGGTGGCCGCCACCGCCGAGCCGATCCCCTGGCTCACCGAGGCGCGCTGGCGCGACCTCGGCGACGAGGCGGCCTACCTCGCCGCCTGGCTGCCCTACGACGCGGGCGCGCTGCGCCAGGCCTCCCGTCAGCTGACCGCGTTCGCCCGCGCCCACCCGGCCTCGCGGCGGGCCGAGGACGCCCGCTGGTTCGCGGCCTGGGCGCTGGTGCGCCTGGGCGCCCGCGCCGAGGCGGCCCGCGCCCTGCGCCAGCTGGAGGCGGGGCCGCTGCGCGCCGCGGCCCTCTACTGGCAGGCGCGCCTGGCGCCGGGCCCAGCCAAGGCCAGGCCGCTCTACCTGCAGGCCAGCGCGGCCGGATCCGAGGGCTGGTACGGCCTGGCGGCGCGCGCCAGGCTGGGCGCCCTCCCCGGGGCGCCGGGGCCAGGGGGCGACTCCGCCCCGCCGCGGCCGCCCACCGCGCCCACCGCGCCCGCCGCCCGCGCCGCCGGGGCGCCGGCCGCCCAGGTCGAGCCCGGGCCGCTCGCGCCGCTGGAGCTCTCCGCCCAGCCCGCAGCGCCGGCGCTCCGTGCCGCCGCCGCGCTGCTCGGGCTGGGGCTGCGCGGCCTGGCCCTCGAGTCGCTCGAGGAGGTGGCCCGCGGCGGCGAGGTCCGCGCCGTGGCCGGCCCGCTGGCGGAGCTGGCCACCTTCGCCGGGGAGGACGAGCTGGCCTTCCGGGTGGCGCGCGACCGGCTCGGGGCGAGCGCCCGCACCCGGCGCTGGCTCTACCCGTCGCCGCAGCCGGCGCTGCTGCCCCCGCTGGCCGCCGCGGCCGCGGTGGACCCGGACCTGGTGCGCGCCGTGCTCCGGCGCGAGTCGGGCTTCCGCGCCGGGATCCGGAGCGGCGCCGGCGCGATCGGGCTCATGCAGCTCCTGCCCGCCACCGCCTCGCGCCTCGGCGCCCTGGCCGGCCTCTCCCAGGACCCGGCCCGGCGGCTGGCCGACCCCGCGGTGAACCTCGGGCTGGGTGCGCACTACCTGGGGCTGCTGCTCGACCGGTTCGGTGACGAGGCGGTGGCGCTGGCGGCCTACAACGCCGGGCCGGCGGCGGCATCGGCCTGGGCGCGCGACCGCGCCGGGCTCCCGCTCGACGAGTGGATCGAGGCCATCCCGTACAAGGAGACCCGGGCCTACGTGAAGGTGGTGCTGGCCGAGCGCCAGGCCTATCGCCGCCTCGGCGGCCTGGCGCCCTCCCTCGACCCGGCCCGGCGGGCGCCCGCGCCCGGCGACGGCGTGGCCTTCTGACCACGGGGCCCGGGGCGTCAGGCCCCGGCGGGGCGCGCCTGCAGCGCCTCCCGCAGGTCGTCGCCCATGCGCCGCAGCACCTGCGAGGTGATGCCCGGCACCCGGGCCAGCCCCTCGGCGGTGGCCGGCCGGGTGCGCGCCACCTCCACCATGGAGGGCTCGGCCAGCACCTTGAAGGGCGGCCGGTCGGCCTCGCGAGCCCGCGCCTCGCGCGCGATCCAGAGCGCCCGCAGCACGGCCTTGCCGGTGGCGTCGAGCTCGCGGGCGCCCTTGAGACGCCGCCACCCCTCCTCGTCGAAGACCCGCTCCTTCGGCTCGACGGCCGCGGTGCGCTCGAACTCCTGCCTGGCCTGGGCCGCCAGCCCCTTCTCCTCCAGCTCCGCCGAGAGCTCGCTCGCCAGCGGCAGCAGGAAGTGGGTGTCGAGCGCCGCGTAGGCCAGCTGGTCGCGGGAGAGCGGGCGGTGGCCCCAGTCGGAGCGCTGGTGGGCCTTGGAGAGCTTGACCGCGAAGCGGGCCTCCACCAGCGCCGAGAGCCCCAGCCCGGTCCGTCCCAGGCGGCGGGCCGCCAGCATGGTGTCGAAGAGGCGGGGCAGCCGCCAGCCGAACTCCCGCTTGAGGCAGCGCACGTCGTAGTCGGCCCCGTGCAGCACCAGCTCGCGCCCGTCACACAGCAGCGCGCCCAGCGGCCGGACGTCCACCGCCAGGGGGTCGACCACCCAGTCCTGGGCGGCCGTGGAGAGCTGGAGCAGGCAGACCCGCTCCCGGTAGACGTGGAAGCTGTTGGACTCGGTGTCGAGCGCCACCACCGGCTCGGGGCGGAGCGCCGCGAGGAGGCGCTCCAGCGCGGCGGGATCGGCGACCAGCACGGGGGCGGTCTGGTGGAGGAGGCTCACCGGCGGAGTCTACCCTGCCGCCGAGAACGCCACCGCCACCTCGGCGGCCACCTCGGCGTTCCGCTCCAGCAGCGCCAGGTTGGCCGCCTGGGCGCGGCCGGCCGTGGCCTGGGCCACGGCGCCCAGCAGGAACGGGGTGACGGCCTGGCCGGCCACGCCCAGCGCCTGCGCCCGCGCCAGGGCCGCGGCCACCGCCGCCTCCACCTCGGCCCGGGGCAGCGGCGCCGGCGGCGGCACGCACAGCAGCACCCCCTCGCGCCGCCCCAGCCCGAGCCAGTGCAGCCGCAGCACCAGCGCGGCCTCGGCCGCCGACTCCACCCGGTGCGCCAGCGGCACGCCGCTGCCGTCCGAGTAGAAGGCCGGCAGCTCGGAGGTGCGGAAGCCCAGCAGCGGCACCCCCAGCGACTCCAGCACCTCGGCGGTGGCCGCCAGGTCCAGGATGGCCTTGGGGCCGGCCGAGACCACGCAGACCGGGGAGCGCGCCAGCTCGGCCAGGTCGGCCGAGACGTCGCCGGCCGCCGGGACCTGGCCCGGCAGGGTGCGGTGCACGCCCCCGATGCCGCCGGTGGCGAAGAGCCGGATGCCGGCCAGCGCGGCCACGGCGGCGGTGGCCGAGACGGTGGTGCCGGCGTCGCGGCCGGCCGCCAGGAGCGCCGCCAGGTCGCGCGCGCCGGCCTTGGCCGGCCGCCGCGACGGGTCGGCCAGGCGCGCCAGCTCGGCCGCGCTGGCGCCCACCACCACCCGGCCCGAGAGCAGCGCCACCGTGGCCGGCACGGCGCCGCGCGCCCGGATCGCCGCGGCGCAGCGCGCCGCCGCCTCCAGGTTGGCCGGGGGCGGCAGCCCCTGGGCCACCACGCTGCTCTCCAGGGCCACCACCGGCCGCCCGGCGGCCAGCGCCTCGGCCACCTCGGGCGCCACGCTGAGCAGGTCGATCACGGCGCACAGCTTACTCCGCTCGCCTCCGGAGGCCCGCCGGTCGCCGCGCCGGCGGTCGTGTCCCCCCTTTCCCCACATCCCGGCCCAGGCGTCGTCGCCGCGGTCCCCCTTCCGCCTTGTCCGGCCCGGCCTGCCGGCGCTACCCTCGGCGCCCGCATGACGACGCCCCCCCACCGGCCAGAGCCGCTCGCCGCCGCCACCCGGGTGACCAGCGCGGCCAGGGACCTGGCCACCGACCTGGCCGACGGCATCCGCAAGTCGGAGCGCTCGGTGAAGCTCCGCGCCGCCGTGATCGGCACCTGGGTGGTGCTGGCGCTGGTCTCCTTCTGGATCGCCTGCCCGTCCTCCGGCCCGGCCAACTCGCTGGGCGCGGTGGCGCGCCTGGAGGCCGGCGGCATCATGGGGGCGCAGGTGCTGGTGCAGAACGACGGCCCGGAGCTGTGGACCGACGTGATCCTCACCCTGGACGGCGGCTGGATGCTGCGGCGCCCCACCGTGCGCCCCGGCGACAAGCTGGTGCTGCCGGTGGCCGCCTTCAGCCGGGCCGGACAGGCGGCCCCGAGCGAGCTCAGGCCGCGCCACCTCACCATCGAGTGCCAGCAGGGCAAGGCCACCGCGGCGCTCGGGGCCGCCCGACCGTGACCGCGACCGCCCGGCCGCTGGTGCTGCTGGTGGACGACGACCCGGAGATCTGCGCGTTCCTGGCCACCCTGCTCGACCTGGAGGGGCTGGAGCCGCGGGTGGCGTCGGATGCCGACTCGGCCGTGGCCCTGGCGCCCGGCGCCGCGCTGGCGCTGATCGACGTGGCCATGCCCGGCCAGGACGGCTTCTCGCTCTGCCGCCGGCTGCGCGCCGCAGGCTTCACGTCCCCCATCGTCATGGTGTCGGCCCGGCCCGGGCCGGAGCTGGCGCGCCAGGCCGCCGAGGCCGGCGCCGACGAGTTCGTGCGCAAGCCGTTCGACAACGCCGAGCTGGTGGCCCGACTGCGCGGGCGGATCGCAGCCGCGGCCCACTAGGGCCAGGGGCCGGCCGGGCGGCCCCGGTCGTCGGCCTCCGCCTCCTCCAGCCGCAGCCTCTCCCGGCGCCTGGCCTCGCGCCAGCTCGCCTCGGCCGCCTCCAGCCGCGCCACGCCCGCCGCGGCGCCGGCCGCCGAGGCCGCCGCGGCGTCGGCCTCGGCCGCCAGCACCGCGCAGGCCCCCCGGCAGGCCGCCTCCTGCGTCACCGCCAGGTGCGCCTCCTCCACCGCCCGGGCCGCGAAGGCCGCCGCCGCGCCCAGCGCCGCGCAGCCAGGGCCCGCTTGCCCCGGCGCCGCCCAGGCGGCGTCCCGTCGCGCTGCCGCCTCCCGGACCGCCACGGCCGCCGCCGCCAGGGCCTCGCGCCCCGCCGCCTCGCGCCGCAGCGCCTCGGCGAGCGCCGCCCGGGCCACCTCGCGCCCGCCCCGCCGCACCCGGAGCAGCGCCTGAAGCCGCCAGCCGCTCATGCCGCCAGCGCCGCCAGGCGCTCCAGGGTGGACCCGAAGGACTCCGCCTCGCCGGGTGCCTGGCGCAGGAAGGCCTCCAGCGCCGGCCAGCGCGCCAGCGCCAGGTCCACCTCCGGGTCCGCGCCCGGCCGGTGCGCGCCCATGAGCACCAGGTCCCGGCTCCGCTCGTGGGCCGACAGGAGCGCCCGCACCCGCGCCGCCGCGGCGCGGTGGGCCGGCGCCGCCACCTGCCCCATGACCCGCGACACGCTGGCCGCCACGTCCACCGCCGGGAAGTGGCCACGCTCCGCCAGCCGCCGCTCCAGCACCACGTGGCCGTCGAGCAGGCCGCGCGCCTCGTCGGCGATGGGCTCGTCGTGGTCGCCGCCCGCCACCAGCACGGTGTAGATGGCGGTGATGCTCCCGCGGGCGCGGGCGCCGGTCCGCTCCAGCAGGCGTGGCAGCGCCTGGAACACGCTGGGCGGGTAGCCCTGCCGCGCCGGCGGCTCCCCGGCGGCCAGGCCGACCTCCCGCTGGGCCCGGGCGAAGCGGGTCAGCGAGTCGCACAGGAAGAGGACCTCCCGGCCCGCCTCGGCGAACCACTCGGCGATGGCGGTGGCCACCTGCGCGGCGCGCAGCCGGACCAGCGCCGGGGCGTCGCTGGTGGCCGCCACCACCACGGCGCGCCGGCGCCCCGCCGGCCCGAGCGCGTCCTCGAGGAACTCCTGGACCTCGCGGCCGCGCTCCCCCACCAGGCAGGCCACCACCACGTCGGCCACGGCCTGCCGGGCCACCTGGCCGAGCAGGGCCGACTTGCCCACCCCGGCCCCGGCGAACAGGCCGAGCCGCTGGCCGCGCCCCAGCGTCAGCAGCCCGTCGAGGACCCGCACGCCGGTGGGGAGCGGGACCGAGAGGCGGCGGCGCGAGAGCGGCCCCGGCGGCGGGCGGTCCACGGCCCAGGCGGCCAGGCCGGGCGGCAGGGGGCGGCCGTCGAGGGGCCGGCCCAGCCCGTCGAGCACCCGGCCCAGCAGCCCCTCGCCCACCGGCACGACCAGCGGCGCGCCGGTGGGTGAGACCACGGCGTCGAGGGCCACCCCGGCGGCGTCGCCCAGCGGCAGGAGGACCGCCCGCCCCTCCCGCAGCCCCACCACCTCGGCCAGCAGCGGGCCGCCCGGCGCGTCGATGGCGCAGACCTCCCCCTGCCGCACCCCGCCCAGCGCCGCCTCCAGCGCCAGCCCCGACAGGCGGGTGATCCGCCCGCGCAGCTGGACGCGGGCGCCCGCCAGGGCCGCGGCCCGGTCCGCCCCGGCGATCACGCCCACCCCCCGTCG
This window contains:
- a CDS encoding putative metal-binding motif-containing protein; its protein translation is MASWKTWLAAVASLSTGLAGCSGGGGGGDPAGVCLPGQQQACYAGPAGTAGVGRCAAGSQPCVGGQWGACAGAVLPTAEACNGVDDDCDGAADQGDPGGGSSCATGLAGRCDRGVLHCQAGATACVPAVLPGALPETCNGLDDDCDGTVDEGCSCLDGQQQGCYSGPAGTAGVGRCAAGSQTCAIGQWGPCAGEELPVAETCNGLDDDCSGAADDGLAAPPNANQLGACQGTLQACTGAGGWVDAYAGAPGYGLPETPDASYADENCDGLDGDLALAVFVSAAGTDGGPCTMAAPCATLPYALAAAAAAGRPHVYLQAGSYVGNVELRDGVSIFGGYAVDWSRGPGNQVSLIGGGAGAGGEYVAVRASGVTATLADLRVVAPNASGQDALGRGRSSHGVYASSSTVTLRRVFVLQGAGANGLAGRSGTPASGTPALPGDVGAPSESSVAVCDATTRGAGGAGGIGSCGGVVTSGGAGGGGGTMDTSCAIPNDLAARPGDAGVDGLGPVGGGFGGPAGPVCTNGSSGQPGANGLAGAGGAGAGGGGLLVGGFWYGQSGGAGAPGGPGHGGGGGGGGGGCDTGVDAWGAGGGGGGAGGCGAPAGGEGGASGGGSFGLFGVGSALVVEGCTFQLGQGGGGGPGGLGAFGQAGGQGKAGGGLASGAGFGGTGGAGGSGGPGGGGGGGAGGWVAGILTSGGSLQLSSSTFAGGVAGPGGSGGTPALGGTTPPGNFGDTGATGRLADTMTCASPDGC
- a CDS encoding thioredoxin family protein → MATATVEITQHNFKQVVEKDGIVLIDWWAPWCGPCRVFGPTYEKVAAKHPDLAFGKVDTEAQPELAGSFDIRSIPTLMILRDKVLLFSQAGAVPEAALEDLIAQVRALDMDKVRAEIAEQEKQQAASA
- a CDS encoding response regulator: MSTIEAGRDTLPSILLVDDDEILRERLAQAIRSRGYEVKTAGSAEEALREVAKESPEMAVLDLKMPGMSGLELLRELRQQDPSTRVLMLTGYGSIATAVQAVREGAVGYLPKPADADEILAALNGKEAEAPKAGETPSLARAEWEHIQRVLTDCSGNISEAARRLGIHRRSLQRKLHKYPPAR
- a CDS encoding HAMP domain-containing histidine kinase, translating into MSAPPALPVEPSRGAPRPPSVRVGAAPLLEDRGRLNLNWLVQLHWWAILGQILIIGAAELWSEISLPIATLIGFIALEALGNLALGFMAQRVRVTDAVVAAVMLLDAVVLTVILDLTGGATNPFSTLYLVNVVLAAVLLPRRWSWGLLAVSLAGYGSLFVHEGLTSRHHHVTMHMEPGEVMGAHLRGMWMAFGLAALFIVYFVRRVAAALAERERELGEARALVQRREKLASLATLAAGAAHELSTPLSTIAVVAKELQRALADDTSPEVRADLQLVRDQVGRCREILDRMSANAGEAAGEPMAAVALPAWVSGALDGFPARERIKVEYQDGAEGAAIVGPPRALADTLRGLLKNAVQASGPGLPVTLRLALAGDLATVTVVDHGRGMPAEVLARAGEPFFTTKVPGEGMGLGLFLTRTLAEQLGGEFHIASRPGIGTEARIELPAAKAGERSYI
- a CDS encoding DUF721 domain-containing protein encodes the protein MRGQRRSVASLLAETLARRRDAAPAALAAALAEACGPQLARQVSCRGLTRDGLVLVVATGEDWAQQVRDLAPQLCQKLNERLGRQAALGLDVRVGAKRP
- a CDS encoding transglycosylase SLT domain-containing protein; amino-acid sequence: MRPLHPGPPTLPALALVVALIWAPASRASEPLSDWLGALGDSASALDAGDPAGALAAARRASAALPRGAAGARAEAAAGLALLALGRATDAAGPLGAALAAPPAGLAPCLELALGQALLEGGRAAEAAAHLAAAVESAAPGVEPRARRLEIRALLSSGRFAEAADRLEPLLATAPPGQDGAALQLQLAEASRLLGRAPRAWSLARALALDQPEREEAAAALATLERWRGEGDQVPPLGAEDHRARAERLLARGRPGEALAELDLAEGAAQPGAATAAARAGPTPEPTLLRAFALLALGRHADAAALAGPLREAAQPAGVRRGATWVLARVASRAGRQAEAAALYRRVAATAEPIPWLTEARWRDLGDEAAYLAAWLPYDAGALRQASRQLTAFARAHPASRRAEDARWFAAWALVRLGARAEAARALRQLEAGPLRAAALYWQARLAPGPAKARPLYLQASAAGSEGWYGLAARARLGALPGAPGPGGDSAPPRPPTAPTAPAARAAGAPAAQVEPGPLAPLELSAQPAAPALRAAAALLGLGLRGLALESLEEVARGGEVRAVAGPLAELATFAGEDELAFRVARDRLGASARTRRWLYPSPQPALLPPLAAAAAVDPDLVRAVLRRESGFRAGIRSGAGAIGLMQLLPATASRLGALAGLSQDPARRLADPAVNLGLGAHYLGLLLDRFGDEAVALAAYNAGPAAASAWARDRAGLPLDEWIEAIPYKETRAYVKVVLAERQAYRRLGGLAPSLDPARRAPAPGDGVAF
- a CDS encoding ribonuclease D — protein: MSLLHQTAPVLVADPAALERLLAALRPEPVVALDTESNSFHVYRERVCLLQLSTAAQDWVVDPLAVDVRPLGALLCDGRELVLHGADYDVRCLKREFGWRLPRLFDTMLAARRLGRTGLGLSALVEARFAVKLSKAHQRSDWGHRPLSRDQLAYAALDTHFLLPLASELSAELEEKGLAAQARQEFERTAAVEPKERVFDEEGWRRLKGARELDATGKAVLRALWIAREARAREADRPPFKVLAEPSMVEVARTRPATAEGLARVPGITSQVLRRMGDDLREALQARPAGA
- a CDS encoding pseudouridine-5'-phosphate glycosidase produces the protein MIDLLSVAPEVAEALAAGRPVVALESSVVAQGLPPPANLEAAARCAAAIRARGAVPATVALLSGRVVVGASAAELARLADPSRRPAKAGARDLAALLAAGRDAGTTVSATAAVAALAGIRLFATGGIGGVHRTLPGQVPAAGDVSADLAELARSPVCVVSAGPKAILDLAATAEVLESLGVPLLGFRTSELPAFYSDGSGVPLAHRVESAAEAALVLRLHWLGLGRREGVLLCVPPPAPLPRAEVEAAVAAALARAQALGVAGQAVTPFLLGAVAQATAGRAQAANLALLERNAEVAAEVAVAFSAAG